tttttttgcgatttcggggttggtcccatagtaaaagttgctcagtataattccaaaacctccctggcaacgggaatgcacatattttttagccaccgtgtatattattCCTGGCtcaaagttaaaatatttactttccgCGGCCTAGCcgaggtgacaatcgcttgcgcttcgccacAGGTTGCTTTTTATTCGCTACGGGCGGAGCGTCAGTGACAGGTTGCGTTTCGTCTACGGGGCCAGGTGTTGTCTCTCGTGAAGCTGAAGAGAAAATAAATTCTTCTACCGACTCAGGCAAGAAGGAATTGAAGTTATTGAAGGTTTTTGATGGAAATCTGTAGAATTGGGAATAAGCTGATTCACTAAACTTTCTGTATTTGGACAAGTCTGTATGTTCTTTGTCCCAAGAGTCCTTATGTACCCAGGGTAATAGTTTTCTCATCCAGCCAGGCACCTCAGCATCCATATGTTTAAAACGGCTATGCCATACTCCAAGCGCGTCGTGGAAGTTGCCTCTCAACCAATGTGGGAATCTAAAGGAAACATGATCAATTTAGTATTAGTTTGATCGGATGACTTTTTACTTTAGTGTGTTCTGATTTCTGATTAGGGAAAAGttgacaaaaatttttttacgcaaaaaaaaaattatatgggGCAGGTCGTCCATGTCGGCCAACTCTCCACACAAATTCCAGAATTTTTTcatttcaaagtttttttttcttcaacttTTTCCCGATAAGgttaccgaatatgcccttaaacggatccccactttCCCCATACACCTTGTATAATGCATTTCAATATTACAGACGATGACAATGAAGGATTAATAATtacataagtatattattacAAATGATTCTGCTGATGAATGGGCTCAAACTACCTtaagtattaaaaattacaGGCTATTAActaaatttttaaacttttctAGTTTTACgttattgtaatattaatttaaaaatgtgaaagatattaggtactagCTCTATTTTTTTTACCAGAAGTACCTATTAATTCTATACTTAAAAATGTTTGCCTACTATTTCCAAAATTATGACTATATACTTATATTGTGCCAAAACTGCAAATTATAAGCATAAAGCATGCTGCATGCACAAGTTAAGGTTTACCAAGGGCTAGGAGGTCAAATACTAgtgcagtcagcagcagaagttgctaagcgggcgaggtgttcaaaattaccttgacacgctcttattctcttaacaataaagtcgcatCAAGATGAAACacagaaaaaatgtaataatttgaAGTATTTacgtttttgtactttttacttcTCAACCACTTTCTAGTAGTATACGACTAAATACagatagtgacgtcacaaagtttgtgactcccacctcccccttgtcacaacatgtcacaatTTCTTaaccccctaaacgtgtgatgtaattaatggatgaccccaaactgctgaacggatttagtttaaatttggcatagagagaGTTTGAGTCCGGGGAAGGGAAATTGAAGAAATTGGAGAAGACGAAGAAATTTGAGAAGTTGGAGAATTAGGACAAGTTGTAGAAGTTAGTGATGTTGAAGAAGTTGGAGAAAATGGAGATGTTGAAGAAGTTGAAGAAGACCAAGAATTTAAGAAGTTTGAGAATTAGGACAATTTGTAGAAGTTAGTGAGGTTCAAGAAGTTGGAGAAACTGGATGTGAAGTGAAGATGCAAaattaatacctacataaaagaaaacaataatttcttaaaaaaaggaAACCTTTCGTTACAAATAAAGAAGGTTATGCATTTCACCAATCAGTCATTTTCTCTTTTGGTGGTGAAATGAAGGGTggaataaaaagcagattaaaactaaggtacccaaattactaattccacgcagacgaagtcgcgggcaaaagctagttaaattatataaacgtttacagtacatctggtgctccattacgacaccctgtacaataagcacattacgtaccTAAtaacgtcgaaaatttaaagggccatatgtaatgtaaaacgttgtacgaattaaaactaaaacattcaaacatcgatttaaaacactcccttcgatcgtgttttaaaattcgccatTCGTTGCATATTTCGTAGTTTTCGCAGTTGTATGTAGTGGCCGAACATGCTTTAgattacttttcgctcatggcGTCTCGGACACGGGTATTTTTATTATCAGtccattcagtatgatgtcttaaacacaaatatatgagatgacaagcgcgaaagtcgTGGgggttgctgtgacgtcataaagtcggcagtacaaaggtttttactattttcttttaaacataccatgtggggtaccacatgaaagggctttgtgggaacatctcaaatatattatacatactgtaacattttcactacttggtctaataaattattaaaaaaaccttcAAAAATTcaacaatccacagttgactttaaACTGATCTAAAtggaaaatgactgaatggactgttctaaattttatataaaataaataattaaataaattagttttaattatagaTTAAAACGTCGCAATTATCTTTTAATATAGCGGTTTTCaggaaatattaatttttttgccTTATAAAAATTGTAGCCTTATTTACCTTTCTACTTTCGTATTTTATCGATATTTTGAACGTTCCGTTCCGACATCAACAGATGTGATAGCGGAGTGATGTTGTTACTTACAAGTCTAGAGTTCTCAAAATCCATCTGTAGATGCCAGTGTAGTAGAGGCCTGAGGCGGGGTCCATATTCTCGTCGTCTTTCGCGAATTCTGCGCCCCTCAGCAGTCCGAGTATGGACGTCATGATGTCGTAACCTTCGACCAACACCACTATCCCAGCCTGGATATTTTGCTTATTAGGTTTATAAGCTGCTATCGGGGGCTCTAGAGAATGGAGCAAATGGATTTATTGAGTgggtagttttaaaaagttCATTTGCGGGGTTACGTTAActattgtacctatttgtagtaattatactattactagcgacccgccccggcttcgcacgggttacacaaaacctttacaaatgatacacctaaaccttcctcaagaattactctattgttagctgaaaaccgcatcaaaattcgttgcgtaatagttttaaagatctaaagcatagcggaaagcgactttgttttatactatgtagtgattaccATTGAATgatttaggtacctaaaataGCATACAAGACAAGATCTGTAAGATGTAGGTAGGtgtagtctgtcaaacaactttgtcagtagaaaaaggcgcgatattaaaattttctagggtttttcgcgcctacattttttaaatttgccgcttttgctactgacggaaatggcttgacaatACTTATGAGAATAAACAATCGTAAACACTGAATCCATTCcaatcatttttaaatttgtagttTATTCAAACCCCTGAGCAGCATTTTTTCATAAATAGCACTGTACTGATACTGGTCTGACCAAGCTAGTTCTTAGTGCCTACTTAGCTAAAGATCTTGATAGGtacaccttacttaatttagttgTCCCAAAGAGGATCATAAGTAGCATTCTACAAATTAGTTTCTATTAGTTAGTCAGACTTCATTTACTTGGTTACTTTTTAGGACGCTTCCTTTGTATGCGATGGCACCTAGTGACTAAGCAATTTAGGATTCAGAGGATTCTGAATTAAATAAGGTAAGGTGTATTAATTAGGCCTTAAACTGCACATACTATGCAGTGAAGAGTGTAAAGTGTATAAGGCGTTTTCATGTTTATACCTGTAGAAGGAATAGCCAAATCTATGCCCAGTCGGGGTCTCCAGAAGAAGGTGCCCGGTATAGCGCCCTGAAAtacaataattttgtttttatttacacaatgtaggtacttaaatcgcaaaactaaaaatattacagTTTAATATGTCTTTCTTCATGGAATACAGACCATGACAATGTGATCATTGATCATTATGACATAAATACACGTGATTATCATGTCTTTGCCTCaagatttatattatttttcatatctcatgctctgaaagtgggacgttgttgttttaaaaaatgcgcagaaagtgatacgtttctgctctagtgcagaaaagtggtgtactcctctgcgtccccgtcccacgagcaactgggtggaaacaaaatggaaaaatagtgttattatttccccgcctggaacaattggtgattgttctaattttactaatcccgcattgaatctttttttatcaaaaatgatgtaagtaaattgttaaaataaattattcttcatttcttttgttgaattgtataaGGCAAGAACTAACAGGAATACACCAATctactattatattattaaaccttacacttgcgtaaatgagcaaacgCAGAACCTTATACacatacagccacagttaaacgtttgcatgatattaaatgggtttttcgCAAACATACTCCGAAATGTATGCGTCACTGTCACGAAATGAAGACATGAAGTTGCTCATTTATGGCTCCTTACATTACTTCTTGACCTAGGCCAAGAAGTAATGTAGGGAGTTATTATGAAACGTACATTATTGTCCGCTgctctaactttttaaatttgctcaCTAAGATTAGACTGACAAAGGAAATATTACATATAGCCAACGACCACTCTCTCTGTAAGCATACTtgcgacataaaaaaaaactatggtttttcggaacttatgtacggaatatcatttgatatttaccactagcttttcggtgaaggaaaacatcgagaGGAAACCTGCatgcatacatccgcgaagaaattcaaaggtgtatgtgaagtccccaacccgcattgggctagcgtggggactatagcccaatccctctcgtgcatgagaggaggcctgtgcccagcagtgggacgtatataagGCAGAAATATATGACAATTCGCGCGGGTCcttcactttcgtcttaacccttaaatgcatagtgatggatgcagcctacacaacaaagagcatataattttatgcataattagataaaatcaaTTTGTTCCAGTATATATTTTGATagtaaattaatacattttccGATTTTGTATACTTTGCgcagtattttgtattttagttttaaaaaaatacattatttttgtaagaCGTAATGTCGggaaggatttttttaaagttgatttcTAGTACATATGTGATTTAGGCGTcttttttttcggggtttgaaaaatgttatatttaaaaactttattataggTGTATCACAAATTGTGTAAATTTCTGATGGTAGTatgatttttcatatatcttttaccaatagttgtatatttacattatatacaaatatgttgatattatgtaaattaggccaggaaatgaatgcccaaaaaaagctatagagggaaatgcttggaacacaatttttgacttcgtagctttgtttggactagttaggttaggttaggttaggattATAAGATGGCGCTGGCGTCACGTACACATCAAGCTCGTGtttattattgattttaaaattgaatttcgaGTTTTGTCGCCGTTGAGTGGTGTTAGCGTGTGCTTCAGTGAGCAATAAGTGTCCATGAATGTTGGTGATTGTGTCCGCCAAGGGCAAAAAGGCCAATGGGCGAGCGATTGCCGGTGCTATCGGTTTTATGGAAGCGTTCGTAAGCGGGGTCCACGGCTGGAAGTGTTCGCAGTGACCACCGTATGTacttataaatcatatacaagTGGGTTTTGGATGAGGCGGACTTCTTGTGGCTGTGTTTTATAACGAAATTTTTGTGAGCTAAATGGCATAATAACAAAGAGGGTGTTAACCAAAATGAATTGAGGGTACGCTTCGTATTTGTTTACAATACAACGTCAGTATTCAACGTTGATGGCCAGTGTTGTAGCGGGGCGATTATAGTACCCTGTTTTCGTTGGGTGGCGTACTGTTCCGGTGGACCAGTGGTGTACACGGTGGACTAAACTTTTGTGCTCCGGGTGGACTGCGTTCGAGCCCCGCTGGACTCTTAtgtgtaaattgttttattttttattttatttaatttttcttttttaaattacttaaatgaatttattttaattttttttttaattactttagtaATTTTGTCAAGTACAAATTATACGTTTAGCATTTATTTTTTGCGTGTAATATTCGATGAAATTGTTGTTTAACTTGTGAATAATTTAAATCAAAGTGAATCATAATTTTGGATTTTGAGTAccgattttaaaacatttttttgacatCGTTTTGACGtacttgttttttataattttggattttgagtacctattttaaaatatttattttgacatcGTTTTGACGTactcgtttttttatttatttcgtttgtgtaatcatttattttgtttatattgaCATATAATTTTTATCAGTTATATTGTGCCAATTTTTTGttgatttctttgtttttatattgtgtttttgcattcctttttttttctctcttGGATGTGTGTTACGGAGCAAACATGAGCAACCCCAATCTTCAAGCATGTCCATATTGTCCTGACGCCGCAAGACAATATGTTGTACCTAGGGGTCTGAATGTCCATATTAGTCGTGTGCATAGAGATGCGGTTGGTTTGCAGGCGTCTTGCGCTAGTGAGGAGCGTGATCCAAGAGGGGGGGATAACGTCGAGATCTCGAAGTTGCCCGAGCTGAAGAAAAATGTTAGGGTGTTGCGGCACGTGCCAAAGGGGGCGAGGAGTCAAGCCGCAGGAAAGCTATGCGCAATAATTCAGGATTGTTTGAGCAATAATGAGTTGAAAGATTGGTTTGCgctgttcactttttcttttacgGCTTTGAGAGTTCCGGACGGTGTCGGTCACAGATCTTTAACTACGCAGGTTAAAGAGAATATTGATAATTGCTGCCTGTACTTTCCTGCTGAGGTCGGTCTTAAGACAGGTTCACTTTACCGGAC
The Cydia strobilella chromosome Z, ilCydStro3.1, whole genome shotgun sequence genome window above contains:
- the LOC134755107 gene encoding uncharacterized protein LOC134755107, whose protein sequence is MINDHIVMGAIPGTFFWRPRLGIDLAIPSTEPPIAAYKPNKQNIQAGIVVLVEGYDIMTSILGLLRGAEFAKDDENMDPASGLYYTGIYRWILRTLDLFPHWLRGNFHDALGVWHSRFKHMDAEVPGWMRKLLPWVHKDSWDKEHTDLSKYRKFSESAYSQFYRFPSKTFNNFNSFLPESVEEFIFSSASRETTPGPVDETQPVTDAPPVANKKQPVAKRKRLSPRLGRGKYIISPYNPLIFIMVAPLQKLRQRNKNRESFIVIVNSYDVGITALATAGAVQDQTKFPQLDPKLAYYHTTAWRWTLRQLILYPDIFYKKFYQLHKVWRRRFYYEDVFVPEWLKKMLIWVDNTSWDKEENMTMRYNIYAKREFDKTDRYSPKKFVSNESFSNSTSMYYPGNFTNTLYDEGLPIQVPKAKNNWY